A single genomic interval of Theropithecus gelada isolate Dixy chromosome 16, Tgel_1.0, whole genome shotgun sequence harbors:
- the NFE2L1 gene encoding endoplasmic reticulum membrane sensor NFE2L1 isoform X1 gives MLSLKKYLTEGLLQFTILLSLIGVRVDVDTYLTSQLPPLREIILGPSSAYTQTQFHNLRNTLDGYGIHPKSIDLDNYFTARRLLSQVRALDRFQVPTTEVNAWLVHRDPEGSVSGSQPNSGLALESSSGLQDVTGPDNGVRESETEQGFGEDLEDLGAVAPPVSGDLTKEDIDLIDILWRQDIDLGAGREVFDYSHRQKEQDVEKELRDGGEQDTWAGEGAEALARNLLVDGETGESFPAQVPSGEDQTALSLEECLRLLEATCPFGENAEFPADISSITEAVPTESEPPALQNNLLSPLLTGTESPFDLEQQWQDLMSIMEMQAMEVNTSASEILYNAPPGDPLSTNYSLAPNTPINQNVSLHQASLGGCSQDFLLFSPEVESLPVASSSTLLPLAPSNSTSLNSTFGSTNLTGLFFPPQLNGTANDTAGPELPDPLGGLLDEAMLDEISLMDLAIEEGFNPVQASQLEEEFDSDSGLSLDSSHSPSSLSSSEGSSSSSSSSSSSSSSASSSASSSFSEEGAVGYSSDSETLDLEEAEGAVGYQPEYSKFCRMSYQDPAQLSCLPYLEHVGHNHTYNMAPSALDSADLPPPSALKKGSKEKQADFLDKQMSRDEHRARAMKIPFTNDKIINLPVEEFNELLSKYQLSEAQLSLIRDIRRRGKNKMAAQNCRKRKLDTILNLERDVEDLQRDKARLLREKVEFLRSLRQMKQKVQSLYQEVFGRLRDENGRPYSPSQYALQYAGDGSVLLIPRTMADQQARRQERKPKDRRK, from the exons ATGCTTTCTCTGAAGAAATACTTAACGGAAGGACTTCTCCAGTTCACCATTCTGCTGAGTTTGATTGGGGTACGGGTGGACGTGGATACTTACCTGACCTCACAGCTCCCCCCGCTCCGGGAGATCATCCTGGGGCCCAGTTCTGCCTATACTCAGACCCAGTTCCACAACCTGAGGAATACCTTGGATGGCTATGGTATCCACCCCAAGAGCATAGACCTGGACAATTACTTCACTGCCCGGCGGCTCCTCAGTCAGGTGAGGGCCCTGGACAGGTTCCAGGTGCCAACCACTGAGGTAAATGCCTGGCTGGTTCACCGAGATCCAGAGGGGTCTGTCTCTGGCAGTCAGCCCAACTCAGGCCTCGCCCTCGAGAGTTCCAGTGGCCTCCAAGATGTGACAGGCCCAGACAACGGGGTGCGAGAAAGCGAAACGGAGCAGGGATTCGGTGAAGATTTGGAGGATTTGGGGGCTGTAGCCCCTCCAGTCAGTGGAGACTTAACCAAAGAG GACATAGATCTGATTGACATCCTTTGGCGACAGGATATTGATCTGGGGGCTGGGCGTGAGgtttttgactatagtcatcgCCAGAAAGAGCAGGATGTGGAGAAGGAGCTGCGAGATGGAGGCGAGCAGGACACCTGGGCAGGCGAGGGCGCGGAAGCTCTGGCACGGAACCTGCTAGTGGATGGAGAGACTGGGGAGAGCTTCCCTGCACAG GTGCCTAGTGGGGAGGACCAGACGGCCCTGTCCCTGGAAGAGTGCCTTAGGCTGCTGGAAGCCACCTGCCCCTTTGGGGAGAATGCTGAG TTTCCAGCAGACATTTCCAGCATAACAGAAGCAGTGCCTACTGAGAGTGAGCCCCCAGCTCTTCAGAACAACCTCTTGTCTCCTCTTCTGACCGGGACAGAGTCACCATTTGATTTGGAAcagcagtggcaagatctcatgTCCATCATGGAAATGCAG GCCATGGAAGTGAACACATCAGCAAGTGAAATCCTGTACAATGCCCCTCCTGGAGACCCACTGAGCACCAACTACAGCCTTGCCCCCAACACTCCCATCAATCAGAATGTCAGCCTGCATCAGGCGTCCCTGGGGGGCTGCAGCCAGGACTTCTTACTCTTCAGCCCTGAGGTGGAAAGCCTGCCTGTGGCCAGTAGCTCCACGCTGCTCCCGTTGGCCCCCAGCAATTCCACCAGCCTCAACTCCACCTTCGGCTCCACCAACCTGACAGGGCTCTTCTTTCCACCCCAGCTCAATGGCACAGCCAATGACACAGCAGGCCCAGAGCTGCCTGACCCTTTGGGGGGTCTGTTAGATGAAGCCATGTTGGATGAGATCAGCCTAATGGACCTGGCCATTGAAGAAGGCTTTAACCCTGTGCAGGCCTCCCAGCTGGAGGAGGAATTTGACTCTGACTCAGGCCTTTCCTTAGACTCGAGCCATAGCCCTTCTTCCCTAAGCAGCTCTGAAGGcagttcttcctcttcttcctcctcttcttcctcttcttcctctgcttcttcctctgcctcttcctccttttctgagGAAGGTGCGGTTGGCTACAGCTCTGACTCTGAGACCCTGGATCTGGAAGAGGCCGAGGGTGCTGTGGGCTACCAGCCTGAGTATTCCAAGTTCTGCCGCATGAGCTACCAGGATCCAGCTCAGCTCTCATGCCTGCCCTACCTGGAGCACGTGGGTCACAACCACACATACAACATGGCCCCCAGTGCCCTGGACTCAGCCGACCTGCCACCACCCAGTGCCCTCAAGAAAGGCAGCAAGGAGAAGCAGGCTGACTTCCTGGACAAGCAGATGAGCCGGGATGAGCACCGAGCCCGAGCCATGAAGATCCCTTTCACCAATGACAAAATCATCAACCTGCCTGTGGAGGAGTTCAATGAGCTGCTGTCCAAATATCAGCTGAGTGAAGCCCAGCTGAGCCTCATCCGAGATATCCGGCGCCGGGGCAAGAACAAGATGGCGGCGCAGAATTGCCGCAAGCGCAAGCTGGACACCATCCTGAATCTGGAGCGTGATGTGGAGGACCTGCAGCGCGACAAAGCCCGGCTGCTGCGGGAGAAAGTGGAGTTCCTGCGCTCCCTGCGACAGATGAAGCAGAAGGTCCAGAGCCTGTACCAGGAGGTGTTTGGGCGGCTGCGGGATGAGAATGGGCGACCCTACTCGCCTAGTCAGTATGCGCTCCAGTACGCCGGGGACGGCAGTGTCCTCCTCATCCCCCGCACGATGGCCGACCAGCAGGCCCGGCGGCAGGAGAGGAAGCCAAAGGACCGGAGAAAGTGA
- the NFE2L1 gene encoding endoplasmic reticulum membrane sensor NFE2L1 isoform X3, with product MLSLKKYLTEGLLQFTILLSLIGVRVDVDTYLTSQLPPLREIILGPSSAYTQTQFHNLRNTLDGYGIHPKSIDLDNYFTARRLLSQVRALDRFQVPTTEVNAWLVHRDPEGSVSGSQPNSGLALESSSGLQDVTGPDNGVRESETEQGFGEDLEDLGAVAPPVSGDLTKEDIDLIDILWRQDIDLGAGREVFDYSHRQKEQDVEKELRDGGEQDTWAGEGAEALARNLLVDGETGESFPAQFPADISSITEAVPTESEPPALQNNLLSPLLTGTESPFDLEQQWQDLMSIMEMQAMEVNTSASEILYNAPPGDPLSTNYSLAPNTPINQNVSLHQASLGGCSQDFLLFSPEVESLPVASSSTLLPLAPSNSTSLNSTFGSTNLTGLFFPPQLNGTANDTAGPELPDPLGGLLDEAMLDEISLMDLAIEEGFNPVQASQLEEEFDSDSGLSLDSSHSPSSLSSSEGSSSSSSSSSSSSSSASSSASSSFSEEGAVGYSSDSETLDLEEAEGAVGYQPEYSKFCRMSYQDPAQLSCLPYLEHVGHNHTYNMAPSALDSADLPPPSALKKGSKEKQADFLDKQMSRDEHRARAMKIPFTNDKIINLPVEEFNELLSKYQLSEAQLSLIRDIRRRGKNKMAAQNCRKRKLDTILNLERDVEDLQRDKARLLREKVEFLRSLRQMKQKVQSLYQEVFGRLRDENGRPYSPSQYALQYAGDGSVLLIPRTMADQQARRQERKPKDRRK from the exons ATGCTTTCTCTGAAGAAATACTTAACGGAAGGACTTCTCCAGTTCACCATTCTGCTGAGTTTGATTGGGGTACGGGTGGACGTGGATACTTACCTGACCTCACAGCTCCCCCCGCTCCGGGAGATCATCCTGGGGCCCAGTTCTGCCTATACTCAGACCCAGTTCCACAACCTGAGGAATACCTTGGATGGCTATGGTATCCACCCCAAGAGCATAGACCTGGACAATTACTTCACTGCCCGGCGGCTCCTCAGTCAGGTGAGGGCCCTGGACAGGTTCCAGGTGCCAACCACTGAGGTAAATGCCTGGCTGGTTCACCGAGATCCAGAGGGGTCTGTCTCTGGCAGTCAGCCCAACTCAGGCCTCGCCCTCGAGAGTTCCAGTGGCCTCCAAGATGTGACAGGCCCAGACAACGGGGTGCGAGAAAGCGAAACGGAGCAGGGATTCGGTGAAGATTTGGAGGATTTGGGGGCTGTAGCCCCTCCAGTCAGTGGAGACTTAACCAAAGAG GACATAGATCTGATTGACATCCTTTGGCGACAGGATATTGATCTGGGGGCTGGGCGTGAGgtttttgactatagtcatcgCCAGAAAGAGCAGGATGTGGAGAAGGAGCTGCGAGATGGAGGCGAGCAGGACACCTGGGCAGGCGAGGGCGCGGAAGCTCTGGCACGGAACCTGCTAGTGGATGGAGAGACTGGGGAGAGCTTCCCTGCACAG TTTCCAGCAGACATTTCCAGCATAACAGAAGCAGTGCCTACTGAGAGTGAGCCCCCAGCTCTTCAGAACAACCTCTTGTCTCCTCTTCTGACCGGGACAGAGTCACCATTTGATTTGGAAcagcagtggcaagatctcatgTCCATCATGGAAATGCAG GCCATGGAAGTGAACACATCAGCAAGTGAAATCCTGTACAATGCCCCTCCTGGAGACCCACTGAGCACCAACTACAGCCTTGCCCCCAACACTCCCATCAATCAGAATGTCAGCCTGCATCAGGCGTCCCTGGGGGGCTGCAGCCAGGACTTCTTACTCTTCAGCCCTGAGGTGGAAAGCCTGCCTGTGGCCAGTAGCTCCACGCTGCTCCCGTTGGCCCCCAGCAATTCCACCAGCCTCAACTCCACCTTCGGCTCCACCAACCTGACAGGGCTCTTCTTTCCACCCCAGCTCAATGGCACAGCCAATGACACAGCAGGCCCAGAGCTGCCTGACCCTTTGGGGGGTCTGTTAGATGAAGCCATGTTGGATGAGATCAGCCTAATGGACCTGGCCATTGAAGAAGGCTTTAACCCTGTGCAGGCCTCCCAGCTGGAGGAGGAATTTGACTCTGACTCAGGCCTTTCCTTAGACTCGAGCCATAGCCCTTCTTCCCTAAGCAGCTCTGAAGGcagttcttcctcttcttcctcctcttcttcctcttcttcctctgcttcttcctctgcctcttcctccttttctgagGAAGGTGCGGTTGGCTACAGCTCTGACTCTGAGACCCTGGATCTGGAAGAGGCCGAGGGTGCTGTGGGCTACCAGCCTGAGTATTCCAAGTTCTGCCGCATGAGCTACCAGGATCCAGCTCAGCTCTCATGCCTGCCCTACCTGGAGCACGTGGGTCACAACCACACATACAACATGGCCCCCAGTGCCCTGGACTCAGCCGACCTGCCACCACCCAGTGCCCTCAAGAAAGGCAGCAAGGAGAAGCAGGCTGACTTCCTGGACAAGCAGATGAGCCGGGATGAGCACCGAGCCCGAGCCATGAAGATCCCTTTCACCAATGACAAAATCATCAACCTGCCTGTGGAGGAGTTCAATGAGCTGCTGTCCAAATATCAGCTGAGTGAAGCCCAGCTGAGCCTCATCCGAGATATCCGGCGCCGGGGCAAGAACAAGATGGCGGCGCAGAATTGCCGCAAGCGCAAGCTGGACACCATCCTGAATCTGGAGCGTGATGTGGAGGACCTGCAGCGCGACAAAGCCCGGCTGCTGCGGGAGAAAGTGGAGTTCCTGCGCTCCCTGCGACAGATGAAGCAGAAGGTCCAGAGCCTGTACCAGGAGGTGTTTGGGCGGCTGCGGGATGAGAATGGGCGACCCTACTCGCCTAGTCAGTATGCGCTCCAGTACGCCGGGGACGGCAGTGTCCTCCTCATCCCCCGCACGATGGCCGACCAGCAGGCCCGGCGGCAGGAGAGGAAGCCAAAGGACCGGAGAAAGTGA
- the NFE2L1 gene encoding endoplasmic reticulum membrane sensor NFE2L1 isoform X2: MLSLKKYLTEGLLQFTILLSLIGVRVDVDTYLTSQLPPLREIILGPSSAYTQTQFHNLRNTLDGYGIHPKSIDLDNYFTARRLLSQVRALDRFQVPTTEVNAWLVHRDPEGSVSGSQPNSGLALESSSGLQDVTGPDNGVRESETEQGFGEDLEDLGAVAPPVSGDLTKEDIDLGAGREVFDYSHRQKEQDVEKELRDGGEQDTWAGEGAEALARNLLVDGETGESFPAQVPSGEDQTALSLEECLRLLEATCPFGENAEFPADISSITEAVPTESEPPALQNNLLSPLLTGTESPFDLEQQWQDLMSIMEMQAMEVNTSASEILYNAPPGDPLSTNYSLAPNTPINQNVSLHQASLGGCSQDFLLFSPEVESLPVASSSTLLPLAPSNSTSLNSTFGSTNLTGLFFPPQLNGTANDTAGPELPDPLGGLLDEAMLDEISLMDLAIEEGFNPVQASQLEEEFDSDSGLSLDSSHSPSSLSSSEGSSSSSSSSSSSSSSASSSASSSFSEEGAVGYSSDSETLDLEEAEGAVGYQPEYSKFCRMSYQDPAQLSCLPYLEHVGHNHTYNMAPSALDSADLPPPSALKKGSKEKQADFLDKQMSRDEHRARAMKIPFTNDKIINLPVEEFNELLSKYQLSEAQLSLIRDIRRRGKNKMAAQNCRKRKLDTILNLERDVEDLQRDKARLLREKVEFLRSLRQMKQKVQSLYQEVFGRLRDENGRPYSPSQYALQYAGDGSVLLIPRTMADQQARRQERKPKDRRK, translated from the exons ATGCTTTCTCTGAAGAAATACTTAACGGAAGGACTTCTCCAGTTCACCATTCTGCTGAGTTTGATTGGGGTACGGGTGGACGTGGATACTTACCTGACCTCACAGCTCCCCCCGCTCCGGGAGATCATCCTGGGGCCCAGTTCTGCCTATACTCAGACCCAGTTCCACAACCTGAGGAATACCTTGGATGGCTATGGTATCCACCCCAAGAGCATAGACCTGGACAATTACTTCACTGCCCGGCGGCTCCTCAGTCAGGTGAGGGCCCTGGACAGGTTCCAGGTGCCAACCACTGAGGTAAATGCCTGGCTGGTTCACCGAGATCCAGAGGGGTCTGTCTCTGGCAGTCAGCCCAACTCAGGCCTCGCCCTCGAGAGTTCCAGTGGCCTCCAAGATGTGACAGGCCCAGACAACGGGGTGCGAGAAAGCGAAACGGAGCAGGGATTCGGTGAAGATTTGGAGGATTTGGGGGCTGTAGCCCCTCCAGTCAGTGGAGACTTAACCAAAGAG GATATTGATCTGGGGGCTGGGCGTGAGgtttttgactatagtcatcgCCAGAAAGAGCAGGATGTGGAGAAGGAGCTGCGAGATGGAGGCGAGCAGGACACCTGGGCAGGCGAGGGCGCGGAAGCTCTGGCACGGAACCTGCTAGTGGATGGAGAGACTGGGGAGAGCTTCCCTGCACAG GTGCCTAGTGGGGAGGACCAGACGGCCCTGTCCCTGGAAGAGTGCCTTAGGCTGCTGGAAGCCACCTGCCCCTTTGGGGAGAATGCTGAG TTTCCAGCAGACATTTCCAGCATAACAGAAGCAGTGCCTACTGAGAGTGAGCCCCCAGCTCTTCAGAACAACCTCTTGTCTCCTCTTCTGACCGGGACAGAGTCACCATTTGATTTGGAAcagcagtggcaagatctcatgTCCATCATGGAAATGCAG GCCATGGAAGTGAACACATCAGCAAGTGAAATCCTGTACAATGCCCCTCCTGGAGACCCACTGAGCACCAACTACAGCCTTGCCCCCAACACTCCCATCAATCAGAATGTCAGCCTGCATCAGGCGTCCCTGGGGGGCTGCAGCCAGGACTTCTTACTCTTCAGCCCTGAGGTGGAAAGCCTGCCTGTGGCCAGTAGCTCCACGCTGCTCCCGTTGGCCCCCAGCAATTCCACCAGCCTCAACTCCACCTTCGGCTCCACCAACCTGACAGGGCTCTTCTTTCCACCCCAGCTCAATGGCACAGCCAATGACACAGCAGGCCCAGAGCTGCCTGACCCTTTGGGGGGTCTGTTAGATGAAGCCATGTTGGATGAGATCAGCCTAATGGACCTGGCCATTGAAGAAGGCTTTAACCCTGTGCAGGCCTCCCAGCTGGAGGAGGAATTTGACTCTGACTCAGGCCTTTCCTTAGACTCGAGCCATAGCCCTTCTTCCCTAAGCAGCTCTGAAGGcagttcttcctcttcttcctcctcttcttcctcttcttcctctgcttcttcctctgcctcttcctccttttctgagGAAGGTGCGGTTGGCTACAGCTCTGACTCTGAGACCCTGGATCTGGAAGAGGCCGAGGGTGCTGTGGGCTACCAGCCTGAGTATTCCAAGTTCTGCCGCATGAGCTACCAGGATCCAGCTCAGCTCTCATGCCTGCCCTACCTGGAGCACGTGGGTCACAACCACACATACAACATGGCCCCCAGTGCCCTGGACTCAGCCGACCTGCCACCACCCAGTGCCCTCAAGAAAGGCAGCAAGGAGAAGCAGGCTGACTTCCTGGACAAGCAGATGAGCCGGGATGAGCACCGAGCCCGAGCCATGAAGATCCCTTTCACCAATGACAAAATCATCAACCTGCCTGTGGAGGAGTTCAATGAGCTGCTGTCCAAATATCAGCTGAGTGAAGCCCAGCTGAGCCTCATCCGAGATATCCGGCGCCGGGGCAAGAACAAGATGGCGGCGCAGAATTGCCGCAAGCGCAAGCTGGACACCATCCTGAATCTGGAGCGTGATGTGGAGGACCTGCAGCGCGACAAAGCCCGGCTGCTGCGGGAGAAAGTGGAGTTCCTGCGCTCCCTGCGACAGATGAAGCAGAAGGTCCAGAGCCTGTACCAGGAGGTGTTTGGGCGGCTGCGGGATGAGAATGGGCGACCCTACTCGCCTAGTCAGTATGCGCTCCAGTACGCCGGGGACGGCAGTGTCCTCCTCATCCCCCGCACGATGGCCGACCAGCAGGCCCGGCGGCAGGAGAGGAAGCCAAAGGACCGGAGAAAGTGA
- the NFE2L1 gene encoding endoplasmic reticulum membrane sensor NFE2L1 isoform X4 → MTRLDRSSHSGGGHAKGSRPLNSLLAGHRVAQPPSAPGSRASVQDIDLIDILWRQDIDLGAGREVFDYSHRQKEQDVEKELRDGGEQDTWAGEGAEALARNLLVDGETGESFPAQFPADISSITEAVPTESEPPALQNNLLSPLLTGTESPFDLEQQWQDLMSIMEMQAMEVNTSASEILYNAPPGDPLSTNYSLAPNTPINQNVSLHQASLGGCSQDFLLFSPEVESLPVASSSTLLPLAPSNSTSLNSTFGSTNLTGLFFPPQLNGTANDTAGPELPDPLGGLLDEAMLDEISLMDLAIEEGFNPVQASQLEEEFDSDSGLSLDSSHSPSSLSSSEGSSSSSSSSSSSSSSASSSASSSFSEEGAVGYSSDSETLDLEEAEGAVGYQPEYSKFCRMSYQDPAQLSCLPYLEHVGHNHTYNMAPSALDSADLPPPSALKKGSKEKQADFLDKQMSRDEHRARAMKIPFTNDKIINLPVEEFNELLSKYQLSEAQLSLIRDIRRRGKNKMAAQNCRKRKLDTILNLERDVEDLQRDKARLLREKVEFLRSLRQMKQKVQSLYQEVFGRLRDENGRPYSPSQYALQYAGDGSVLLIPRTMADQQARRQERKPKDRRK, encoded by the exons ATGACCCGCCTGGACCGCAGCTCTCACAGTGGTGGGGGCCATGCCAAAGGCAGCCGGCCCCTTAACTCTTTGCTGGCTGGTCACCGGGTGGCCCAGCCCCCCTCTGCTCCTGGGTCCAGGGCTTCTGTTCAG GACATAGATCTGATTGACATCCTTTGGCGACAGGATATTGATCTGGGGGCTGGGCGTGAGgtttttgactatagtcatcgCCAGAAAGAGCAGGATGTGGAGAAGGAGCTGCGAGATGGAGGCGAGCAGGACACCTGGGCAGGCGAGGGCGCGGAAGCTCTGGCACGGAACCTGCTAGTGGATGGAGAGACTGGGGAGAGCTTCCCTGCACAG TTTCCAGCAGACATTTCCAGCATAACAGAAGCAGTGCCTACTGAGAGTGAGCCCCCAGCTCTTCAGAACAACCTCTTGTCTCCTCTTCTGACCGGGACAGAGTCACCATTTGATTTGGAAcagcagtggcaagatctcatgTCCATCATGGAAATGCAG GCCATGGAAGTGAACACATCAGCAAGTGAAATCCTGTACAATGCCCCTCCTGGAGACCCACTGAGCACCAACTACAGCCTTGCCCCCAACACTCCCATCAATCAGAATGTCAGCCTGCATCAGGCGTCCCTGGGGGGCTGCAGCCAGGACTTCTTACTCTTCAGCCCTGAGGTGGAAAGCCTGCCTGTGGCCAGTAGCTCCACGCTGCTCCCGTTGGCCCCCAGCAATTCCACCAGCCTCAACTCCACCTTCGGCTCCACCAACCTGACAGGGCTCTTCTTTCCACCCCAGCTCAATGGCACAGCCAATGACACAGCAGGCCCAGAGCTGCCTGACCCTTTGGGGGGTCTGTTAGATGAAGCCATGTTGGATGAGATCAGCCTAATGGACCTGGCCATTGAAGAAGGCTTTAACCCTGTGCAGGCCTCCCAGCTGGAGGAGGAATTTGACTCTGACTCAGGCCTTTCCTTAGACTCGAGCCATAGCCCTTCTTCCCTAAGCAGCTCTGAAGGcagttcttcctcttcttcctcctcttcttcctcttcttcctctgcttcttcctctgcctcttcctccttttctgagGAAGGTGCGGTTGGCTACAGCTCTGACTCTGAGACCCTGGATCTGGAAGAGGCCGAGGGTGCTGTGGGCTACCAGCCTGAGTATTCCAAGTTCTGCCGCATGAGCTACCAGGATCCAGCTCAGCTCTCATGCCTGCCCTACCTGGAGCACGTGGGTCACAACCACACATACAACATGGCCCCCAGTGCCCTGGACTCAGCCGACCTGCCACCACCCAGTGCCCTCAAGAAAGGCAGCAAGGAGAAGCAGGCTGACTTCCTGGACAAGCAGATGAGCCGGGATGAGCACCGAGCCCGAGCCATGAAGATCCCTTTCACCAATGACAAAATCATCAACCTGCCTGTGGAGGAGTTCAATGAGCTGCTGTCCAAATATCAGCTGAGTGAAGCCCAGCTGAGCCTCATCCGAGATATCCGGCGCCGGGGCAAGAACAAGATGGCGGCGCAGAATTGCCGCAAGCGCAAGCTGGACACCATCCTGAATCTGGAGCGTGATGTGGAGGACCTGCAGCGCGACAAAGCCCGGCTGCTGCGGGAGAAAGTGGAGTTCCTGCGCTCCCTGCGACAGATGAAGCAGAAGGTCCAGAGCCTGTACCAGGAGGTGTTTGGGCGGCTGCGGGATGAGAATGGGCGACCCTACTCGCCTAGTCAGTATGCGCTCCAGTACGCCGGGGACGGCAGTGTCCTCCTCATCCCCCGCACGATGGCCGACCAGCAGGCCCGGCGGCAGGAGAGGAAGCCAAAGGACCGGAGAAAGTGA
- the NFE2L1 gene encoding endoplasmic reticulum membrane sensor NFE2L1 isoform X5 — MTRLDRSSHSGGGHAKGSRPLNSLLAGHRVAQPPSAPGSRASVQDIDLGAGREVFDYSHRQKEQDVEKELRDGGEQDTWAGEGAEALARNLLVDGETGESFPAQFPADISSITEAVPTESEPPALQNNLLSPLLTGTESPFDLEQQWQDLMSIMEMQAMEVNTSASEILYNAPPGDPLSTNYSLAPNTPINQNVSLHQASLGGCSQDFLLFSPEVESLPVASSSTLLPLAPSNSTSLNSTFGSTNLTGLFFPPQLNGTANDTAGPELPDPLGGLLDEAMLDEISLMDLAIEEGFNPVQASQLEEEFDSDSGLSLDSSHSPSSLSSSEGSSSSSSSSSSSSSSASSSASSSFSEEGAVGYSSDSETLDLEEAEGAVGYQPEYSKFCRMSYQDPAQLSCLPYLEHVGHNHTYNMAPSALDSADLPPPSALKKGSKEKQADFLDKQMSRDEHRARAMKIPFTNDKIINLPVEEFNELLSKYQLSEAQLSLIRDIRRRGKNKMAAQNCRKRKLDTILNLERDVEDLQRDKARLLREKVEFLRSLRQMKQKVQSLYQEVFGRLRDENGRPYSPSQYALQYAGDGSVLLIPRTMADQQARRQERKPKDRRK, encoded by the exons ATGACCCGCCTGGACCGCAGCTCTCACAGTGGTGGGGGCCATGCCAAAGGCAGCCGGCCCCTTAACTCTTTGCTGGCTGGTCACCGGGTGGCCCAGCCCCCCTCTGCTCCTGGGTCCAGGGCTTCTGTTCAG GATATTGATCTGGGGGCTGGGCGTGAGgtttttgactatagtcatcgCCAGAAAGAGCAGGATGTGGAGAAGGAGCTGCGAGATGGAGGCGAGCAGGACACCTGGGCAGGCGAGGGCGCGGAAGCTCTGGCACGGAACCTGCTAGTGGATGGAGAGACTGGGGAGAGCTTCCCTGCACAG TTTCCAGCAGACATTTCCAGCATAACAGAAGCAGTGCCTACTGAGAGTGAGCCCCCAGCTCTTCAGAACAACCTCTTGTCTCCTCTTCTGACCGGGACAGAGTCACCATTTGATTTGGAAcagcagtggcaagatctcatgTCCATCATGGAAATGCAG GCCATGGAAGTGAACACATCAGCAAGTGAAATCCTGTACAATGCCCCTCCTGGAGACCCACTGAGCACCAACTACAGCCTTGCCCCCAACACTCCCATCAATCAGAATGTCAGCCTGCATCAGGCGTCCCTGGGGGGCTGCAGCCAGGACTTCTTACTCTTCAGCCCTGAGGTGGAAAGCCTGCCTGTGGCCAGTAGCTCCACGCTGCTCCCGTTGGCCCCCAGCAATTCCACCAGCCTCAACTCCACCTTCGGCTCCACCAACCTGACAGGGCTCTTCTTTCCACCCCAGCTCAATGGCACAGCCAATGACACAGCAGGCCCAGAGCTGCCTGACCCTTTGGGGGGTCTGTTAGATGAAGCCATGTTGGATGAGATCAGCCTAATGGACCTGGCCATTGAAGAAGGCTTTAACCCTGTGCAGGCCTCCCAGCTGGAGGAGGAATTTGACTCTGACTCAGGCCTTTCCTTAGACTCGAGCCATAGCCCTTCTTCCCTAAGCAGCTCTGAAGGcagttcttcctcttcttcctcctcttcttcctcttcttcctctgcttcttcctctgcctcttcctccttttctgagGAAGGTGCGGTTGGCTACAGCTCTGACTCTGAGACCCTGGATCTGGAAGAGGCCGAGGGTGCTGTGGGCTACCAGCCTGAGTATTCCAAGTTCTGCCGCATGAGCTACCAGGATCCAGCTCAGCTCTCATGCCTGCCCTACCTGGAGCACGTGGGTCACAACCACACATACAACATGGCCCCCAGTGCCCTGGACTCAGCCGACCTGCCACCACCCAGTGCCCTCAAGAAAGGCAGCAAGGAGAAGCAGGCTGACTTCCTGGACAAGCAGATGAGCCGGGATGAGCACCGAGCCCGAGCCATGAAGATCCCTTTCACCAATGACAAAATCATCAACCTGCCTGTGGAGGAGTTCAATGAGCTGCTGTCCAAATATCAGCTGAGTGAAGCCCAGCTGAGCCTCATCCGAGATATCCGGCGCCGGGGCAAGAACAAGATGGCGGCGCAGAATTGCCGCAAGCGCAAGCTGGACACCATCCTGAATCTGGAGCGTGATGTGGAGGACCTGCAGCGCGACAAAGCCCGGCTGCTGCGGGAGAAAGTGGAGTTCCTGCGCTCCCTGCGACAGATGAAGCAGAAGGTCCAGAGCCTGTACCAGGAGGTGTTTGGGCGGCTGCGGGATGAGAATGGGCGACCCTACTCGCCTAGTCAGTATGCGCTCCAGTACGCCGGGGACGGCAGTGTCCTCCTCATCCCCCGCACGATGGCCGACCAGCAGGCCCGGCGGCAGGAGAGGAAGCCAAAGGACCGGAGAAAGTGA